A region from the Geotrypetes seraphini chromosome 10, aGeoSer1.1, whole genome shotgun sequence genome encodes:
- the ZBTB26 gene encoding zinc finger and BTB domain-containing protein 26 isoform X3, producing MSEKGIRSAKMSETNDILHFKFENYGDSMLQEMNKLREESKFCDVTVYIDDVEVHGHKIVFAAGSPFLRDQFLLNDSKEVKISILQRSEVGRQLLLSCYSGMLEFPEMELVNYLTAASFLQMRHIVEKCTQALWKFIRPKEPSEAREQCEQKTDSSGLVRHQDSEREDSLIQDSPCIQPSEDSLDMEDSEIQIVKIESVGEVLDIRSKKNQNDFTSSEQNALHSSEPQHSLINSTVENRVGEMEQNQLQNYSLSDAGLDNVILAAKEIFGPNNRSLDKGLQWHHQCPKCTRVFRHLENYANHLKMHKLFMCLLCGKTFTQKGNLHRHMRVHAGIKPFQCKICGKTFSQKCSLQDHLNLHSGDKPHKCNYCDMVFAHKPVLRKHLKQQHGKNSFDNANERNVQDITVDFDT from the exons ATGTCAGAAAAAGGAATAAG GTCTGCCAAAATGAGTGAAACAAATGATATTCTTCACTTCAAATTTGAAAATTATGGAGATTCAATGTTACAAGAAATGAACAAACTGAGAGAAGAGAGCAAGTTCTGTGATGTTACGGTGTACATAGACGACGTGGAAGTCCATGGACATAAAATTGTATTTGCAGCAGGTTCACCCTTTTTAAGAGATCAGTTTTTATTGAATGATTCAAAGGAAGTGAAAATCTCCATCTTACAACGCTCTGAAGTAGGGCGACAGTTGTTGCTTTCCTGCTACAGTGGTATGCTGGAATTCCCAGAAATGGAGCTTGTTAACTACTTAACTGCTGCAAGCTTTCTGCAAATGCGCCATATTGTGGAAAAATGTACACAGGCTTTGTGGAAGTTTATAAGACCTAAAGAGCCTTCAGAGGCTAGAGAGCAGTGCGAACAGAAAACAGATTCTTCAGGGCTGGTCAGGCACcaagacagtgagagagaggattCTCTCATCCAAGATTCACCATGCATCCAGCCGTCGGAAGACAGTCTGGATATGGAGGATAGTGAAATCCAGATTGTCAAAATAGAGTCAGTTGGAGAAGTATTGGATATTAGGAGTAAAAAAAATCAGAATGATTTCACATCTTCAGAACAAAATGCCTTGCATTCATCAGAACCACAACACTCTTTAATTAATTCGACTGTGGAAAACAGAGTTGGAGAAATGGAACAAAACCAACTGCAAAATTACTCCCTTTCAGATGCTGGTTTAGACAATGTCATTCTAGCTGCAAAGGAAATATTTGGACCCAATAACAGGTCATTAGACAAAGGACTTCAGTGGCATCATCAGTGTCCTAAATGCACCAGAGTGTTTCGACATCTGGAAAACTATGCCAACCACTTAAAAATGCATAAGCTATTCATGTGTCTGCTTTGTGGCAAAACATTCACACAAAAAGGGAATCTCCACAGACATATGAGAGTGCATGCAGGAATAAAACCTTTTCAATGTAAAATATGTGGAAAGACATTTTCTCAGAAATGTTCCTTGCAGGATCATCTCAATCTTCATAGTGGAGATAAACCCCATAAATGTAACTACTGTGACATGGTGTTTGCCCATAAACCTGTTTTAAGAAAACACCTTAAGCAGCAACATGGCAAAAACAGTTTTGACAACGCAAATGAAAGAAATGTTCAAGACATCACAGTAGACTTTGACACATAG
- the ZBTB26 gene encoding zinc finger and BTB domain-containing protein 26 isoform X2, with protein MNILRQQKQFCDVIIRINEAEFHGHKVVLASGSLFLKTQFLLNDWLRRTFQIWEQHFKELPGFLMSEKGIRSAKMSETNDILHFKFENYGDSMLQEMNKLREESKFCDVTVYIDDVEVHGHKIVFAAGSPFLRDQFLLNDSKEVKISILQRSEVGRQLLLSCYSGMLEFPEMELVNYLTAASFLQMRHIVEKCTQALWKFIRPKEPSEAREQCEQKTDSSGLVRHQDSEREDSLIQDSPCIQPSEDSLDMEDSEIQIVKIESVGEVLDIRSKKNQNDFTSSEQNALHSSEPQHSLINSTVENRVGEMEQNQLQNYSLSDAGLDNVILAAKEIFGPNNRSLDKGLQWHHQCPKCTRVFRHLENYANHLKMHKLFMCLLCGKTFTQKGNLHRHMRVHAGIKPFQCKICGKTFSQKCSLQDHLNLHSGDKPHKCNYCDMVFAHKPVLRKHLKQQHGKNSFDNANERNVQDITVDFDT; from the exons ATGACTGGTTGCGTCGCACATTCCAGATTTGGGAACAACATTTCAAAGAACTTCCTGGATTTCTCATGTCAGAAAAAGGAATAAG GTCTGCCAAAATGAGTGAAACAAATGATATTCTTCACTTCAAATTTGAAAATTATGGAGATTCAATGTTACAAGAAATGAACAAACTGAGAGAAGAGAGCAAGTTCTGTGATGTTACGGTGTACATAGACGACGTGGAAGTCCATGGACATAAAATTGTATTTGCAGCAGGTTCACCCTTTTTAAGAGATCAGTTTTTATTGAATGATTCAAAGGAAGTGAAAATCTCCATCTTACAACGCTCTGAAGTAGGGCGACAGTTGTTGCTTTCCTGCTACAGTGGTATGCTGGAATTCCCAGAAATGGAGCTTGTTAACTACTTAACTGCTGCAAGCTTTCTGCAAATGCGCCATATTGTGGAAAAATGTACACAGGCTTTGTGGAAGTTTATAAGACCTAAAGAGCCTTCAGAGGCTAGAGAGCAGTGCGAACAGAAAACAGATTCTTCAGGGCTGGTCAGGCACcaagacagtgagagagaggattCTCTCATCCAAGATTCACCATGCATCCAGCCGTCGGAAGACAGTCTGGATATGGAGGATAGTGAAATCCAGATTGTCAAAATAGAGTCAGTTGGAGAAGTATTGGATATTAGGAGTAAAAAAAATCAGAATGATTTCACATCTTCAGAACAAAATGCCTTGCATTCATCAGAACCACAACACTCTTTAATTAATTCGACTGTGGAAAACAGAGTTGGAGAAATGGAACAAAACCAACTGCAAAATTACTCCCTTTCAGATGCTGGTTTAGACAATGTCATTCTAGCTGCAAAGGAAATATTTGGACCCAATAACAGGTCATTAGACAAAGGACTTCAGTGGCATCATCAGTGTCCTAAATGCACCAGAGTGTTTCGACATCTGGAAAACTATGCCAACCACTTAAAAATGCATAAGCTATTCATGTGTCTGCTTTGTGGCAAAACATTCACACAAAAAGGGAATCTCCACAGACATATGAGAGTGCATGCAGGAATAAAACCTTTTCAATGTAAAATATGTGGAAAGACATTTTCTCAGAAATGTTCCTTGCAGGATCATCTCAATCTTCATAGTGGAGATAAACCCCATAAATGTAACTACTGTGACATGGTGTTTGCCCATAAACCTGTTTTAAGAAAACACCTTAAGCAGCAACATGGCAAAAACAGTTTTGACAACGCAAATGAAAGAAATGTTCAAGACATCACAGTAGACTTTGACACATAG
- the ZBTB26 gene encoding zinc finger and BTB domain-containing protein 26 isoform X4: MSAKMSETNDILHFKFENYGDSMLQEMNKLREESKFCDVTVYIDDVEVHGHKIVFAAGSPFLRDQFLLNDSKEVKISILQRSEVGRQLLLSCYSGMLEFPEMELVNYLTAASFLQMRHIVEKCTQALWKFIRPKEPSEAREQCEQKTDSSGLVRHQDSEREDSLIQDSPCIQPSEDSLDMEDSEIQIVKIESVGEVLDIRSKKNQNDFTSSEQNALHSSEPQHSLINSTVENRVGEMEQNQLQNYSLSDAGLDNVILAAKEIFGPNNRSLDKGLQWHHQCPKCTRVFRHLENYANHLKMHKLFMCLLCGKTFTQKGNLHRHMRVHAGIKPFQCKICGKTFSQKCSLQDHLNLHSGDKPHKCNYCDMVFAHKPVLRKHLKQQHGKNSFDNANERNVQDITVDFDT, encoded by the exons AT GTCTGCCAAAATGAGTGAAACAAATGATATTCTTCACTTCAAATTTGAAAATTATGGAGATTCAATGTTACAAGAAATGAACAAACTGAGAGAAGAGAGCAAGTTCTGTGATGTTACGGTGTACATAGACGACGTGGAAGTCCATGGACATAAAATTGTATTTGCAGCAGGTTCACCCTTTTTAAGAGATCAGTTTTTATTGAATGATTCAAAGGAAGTGAAAATCTCCATCTTACAACGCTCTGAAGTAGGGCGACAGTTGTTGCTTTCCTGCTACAGTGGTATGCTGGAATTCCCAGAAATGGAGCTTGTTAACTACTTAACTGCTGCAAGCTTTCTGCAAATGCGCCATATTGTGGAAAAATGTACACAGGCTTTGTGGAAGTTTATAAGACCTAAAGAGCCTTCAGAGGCTAGAGAGCAGTGCGAACAGAAAACAGATTCTTCAGGGCTGGTCAGGCACcaagacagtgagagagaggattCTCTCATCCAAGATTCACCATGCATCCAGCCGTCGGAAGACAGTCTGGATATGGAGGATAGTGAAATCCAGATTGTCAAAATAGAGTCAGTTGGAGAAGTATTGGATATTAGGAGTAAAAAAAATCAGAATGATTTCACATCTTCAGAACAAAATGCCTTGCATTCATCAGAACCACAACACTCTTTAATTAATTCGACTGTGGAAAACAGAGTTGGAGAAATGGAACAAAACCAACTGCAAAATTACTCCCTTTCAGATGCTGGTTTAGACAATGTCATTCTAGCTGCAAAGGAAATATTTGGACCCAATAACAGGTCATTAGACAAAGGACTTCAGTGGCATCATCAGTGTCCTAAATGCACCAGAGTGTTTCGACATCTGGAAAACTATGCCAACCACTTAAAAATGCATAAGCTATTCATGTGTCTGCTTTGTGGCAAAACATTCACACAAAAAGGGAATCTCCACAGACATATGAGAGTGCATGCAGGAATAAAACCTTTTCAATGTAAAATATGTGGAAAGACATTTTCTCAGAAATGTTCCTTGCAGGATCATCTCAATCTTCATAGTGGAGATAAACCCCATAAATGTAACTACTGTGACATGGTGTTTGCCCATAAACCTGTTTTAAGAAAACACCTTAAGCAGCAACATGGCAAAAACAGTTTTGACAACGCAAATGAAAGAAATGTTCAAGACATCACAGTAGACTTTGACACATAG